In Stieleria varia, one genomic interval encodes:
- a CDS encoding outer membrane protein assembly factor BamE — translation MKFSLRSLLLCVVVSAGLVVLLIKAGEPPGGTHKTQLIIKGLQKSDVREIMGEPQEVSEECWVYRSNWRTGWTQVVFDDDGLVAYVDAEGMW, via the coding sequence ATGAAATTCAGTTTACGATCGTTGCTTCTTTGCGTTGTAGTATCAGCGGGTTTGGTGGTTCTCCTCATCAAGGCAGGTGAGCCGCCGGGCGGAACGCACAAGACGCAGCTGATTATCAAAGGTCTGCAGAAATCAGATGTGCGTGAGATTATGGGCGAACCACAAGAAGTTTCCGAAGAATGCTGGGTTTATCGCTCTAACTGGCGGACAGGATGGACACAGGTGGTTTTCGACGACGACGGCTTGGTGGCTTATGTAGACGCAGAAGGAATGTGGTAA
- a CDS encoding Rpn family recombination-promoting nuclease/putative transposase encodes MPLGIRPTVDFAFKKIFGSPQNSEALIGLLNAILDLERPIIAAEVLNPFSYQEFSESKLIVLDVRCRDEVGRWLNVEMQVSVYAGLIERLVYYACSMYVDQLTAGGNYALAAPSISICLLNRVLFAATDQAHHRFQMLDRESGREISNAIEVHTVELTKYSLDEHTIAAASKLHQWAFLLLFAQDYDAPTLCRLLPGIEFETAISTIEIISAKTEDKQMYDQREKAQRDYEWAISGAREEGREEGREEGREEGERVGLEKGELIGKVLLLQDLLGDEPSTVSTLAEISLNALTTQLATLQQRLRDRQA; translated from the coding sequence ATGCCGCTTGGAATTCGGCCGACTGTCGATTTCGCTTTCAAGAAAATCTTCGGCTCGCCCCAAAACTCGGAAGCCTTGATCGGGCTGCTCAATGCCATCCTTGATCTTGAGCGACCCATCATCGCAGCTGAAGTTCTGAATCCATTCAGCTACCAAGAGTTCTCCGAGAGCAAGCTGATCGTGCTCGATGTCCGGTGCCGGGACGAAGTAGGTCGATGGTTGAACGTGGAGATGCAGGTTTCAGTCTATGCCGGGCTAATTGAGCGACTTGTTTACTACGCCTGCAGTATGTACGTGGATCAACTGACAGCGGGCGGCAACTATGCTCTAGCAGCCCCATCGATCTCCATTTGCTTGCTCAATCGAGTGCTGTTTGCAGCGACCGACCAAGCCCACCATCGCTTTCAGATGCTTGACCGGGAAAGCGGCCGCGAAATCTCCAACGCAATCGAGGTCCACACGGTAGAATTAACGAAGTATTCCCTCGATGAGCACACGATTGCCGCCGCGAGTAAATTGCATCAGTGGGCGTTCTTGCTGCTTTTCGCGCAGGACTACGATGCCCCAACTCTGTGTCGGCTGCTGCCTGGGATCGAGTTCGAAACGGCCATTTCCACAATTGAGATCATATCCGCCAAAACGGAGGACAAGCAAATGTACGATCAACGCGAAAAAGCGCAACGCGACTATGAGTGGGCGATTTCAGGTGCCCGTGAAGAAGGTCGTGAAGAAGGTCGCGAAGAAGGTCGCGAAGAAGGTGAGCGGGTAGGTCTTGAGAAGGGGGAGTTGATTGGCAAGGTCCTATTGCTTCAAGATTTGCTAGGAGATGAACCTTCGACTGTGTCTACCCTGGCCGAAATCAGCCTAAATGCACTTACGACCCAGCTCGCAACTCTGCAACAGCGTCTCCGCGACCGCCAAGCCTGA
- a CDS encoding DUF1559 domain-containing protein encodes MKNVLLTLSLAVLLLANTSMAQQLRAEPSSDVLIADVVLNHPLAKYIDESSVGVVELNVKSIDVDAAKAKLKELAGDDSPLGDMFGQVVNTLRTAGVESVFVLLSTQSVADQAPLIVIPHDDPLKLLPVAKGVFAVLQGRASEDAVLLSSERGLQRLAKTNLSGAEDELSPSHESRVRELLTPLSDAQRADHTAVLSLPPASKHLLGQLWPERLPDSSPIQLSPRKLAQDIDKIVVGLTLPPSLSLKVNVLAESEDAGSRLADQLDQITALDLVRPFRSMLTLERGEMSISIHLDGVALDMMKPLLAAGKGKRNQTQRSNDMKQIGLAFHNYADVNGHLPPRCFVDRDGKPLLSWRVPILPWLSQQAFYYELDLSRAWDDQPVEHLMTSVLPVYTNGSDDGTLTTYRAPVFPGSLWSGDGPPKQFRDVTDGTSNTIAVIDAPESAAVHWANPEPWVISAEEPIKDVFGERDEVRVLMLDGSVLTLERAEMTNEKLKAMLTIAGGDQI; translated from the coding sequence ATGAAGAATGTACTACTAACCTTGAGCCTAGCCGTGCTGCTACTGGCCAATACCAGCATGGCTCAGCAACTGCGTGCTGAACCATCCAGTGATGTCCTGATCGCCGACGTCGTACTGAATCATCCGTTGGCCAAGTACATCGATGAATCGTCCGTCGGTGTCGTCGAACTGAACGTGAAATCCATCGACGTCGACGCGGCAAAAGCCAAACTCAAGGAACTCGCCGGTGACGATTCCCCGCTGGGTGACATGTTCGGGCAAGTCGTCAATACGCTTCGCACAGCGGGTGTCGAGTCCGTGTTCGTGCTGCTGAGCACTCAATCCGTGGCCGATCAAGCTCCTCTGATTGTGATCCCGCACGATGATCCACTGAAATTGCTGCCGGTCGCCAAAGGCGTGTTTGCCGTGCTGCAAGGACGGGCGTCCGAGGACGCCGTTTTGTTGAGCAGTGAGCGTGGTCTGCAACGACTGGCCAAAACCAATCTCAGTGGCGCCGAAGACGAACTGTCACCATCTCATGAATCCCGCGTGCGTGAGCTGTTGACACCACTGAGCGACGCACAACGCGCCGATCATACCGCTGTGCTTTCCTTGCCGCCCGCGTCCAAACACCTGCTAGGCCAACTGTGGCCGGAAAGGCTGCCGGATTCGTCCCCCATTCAATTGTCGCCTCGCAAACTGGCACAAGACATCGACAAGATCGTCGTCGGGCTGACGTTGCCGCCGTCGCTGTCGTTGAAAGTCAACGTTCTCGCCGAATCGGAGGATGCTGGCAGCCGCCTCGCGGATCAACTGGATCAAATCACCGCGCTGGATTTGGTGCGTCCCTTCCGATCGATGCTGACTCTGGAACGCGGCGAGATGTCGATCTCAATACACTTGGATGGTGTTGCGTTGGACATGATGAAACCCTTGCTGGCTGCAGGCAAGGGCAAGCGGAACCAAACGCAACGCTCCAACGACATGAAACAAATCGGGCTTGCTTTTCACAACTACGCCGACGTCAACGGGCATCTGCCACCACGCTGCTTTGTCGATCGAGACGGAAAACCGTTGCTGAGCTGGCGAGTACCCATCCTGCCTTGGCTGAGCCAACAAGCGTTCTATTACGAGTTGGACTTGAGTCGTGCTTGGGATGATCAACCGGTCGAGCATCTGATGACTTCTGTCCTGCCGGTTTACACCAACGGATCGGATGACGGAACGTTGACGACGTACCGTGCACCGGTCTTTCCAGGTTCGCTTTGGTCGGGCGACGGGCCGCCGAAACAGTTCCGGGATGTGACCGACGGGACGTCCAACACCATCGCGGTGATTGACGCTCCAGAATCGGCCGCGGTCCATTGGGCGAATCCGGAACCCTGGGTAATATCAGCAGAGGAGCCTATAAAAGATGTGTTCGGCGAACGCGACGAAGTTCGAGTGTTGATGCTTGATGGATCAGTCCTCACCTTGGAACGTGCCGAGATGACCAACGAAAAGCTAAAGGCTATGTTGACCATCGCCGGAGGCGATCAAATCTAG
- a CDS encoding RNA polymerase sigma factor, with protein sequence MITPLDLAETWDRHASRVLLIARSIGEPADDAVQEAFIALASQPHMPDDPLAWLVRVARNQLLMWRRSNLRRQRRESECVSANWFAANANLIDTAIDAQQVTEALLKLPSPTREIIVMHLWGDMSFESIAEITETSKATAHRAFQQGLKTLKQQFSVRDQIEHNVQLPSETCHE encoded by the coding sequence TTGATCACTCCACTGGACCTCGCCGAGACATGGGACCGCCACGCTAGCCGCGTGTTGCTCATCGCGCGATCCATCGGAGAACCCGCCGACGACGCCGTCCAAGAAGCTTTCATCGCACTGGCCTCCCAGCCACACATGCCCGACGATCCCCTCGCGTGGCTCGTCCGCGTGGCACGGAACCAATTATTGATGTGGCGACGCAGCAACCTTCGCAGACAGCGACGCGAGTCGGAATGCGTCTCGGCGAACTGGTTCGCCGCCAACGCGAATTTGATCGACACCGCGATCGACGCTCAGCAAGTCACTGAAGCGCTGTTGAAGCTGCCATCGCCCACCCGCGAAATCATCGTCATGCACCTTTGGGGCGACATGTCCTTTGAGTCGATCGCGGAGATCACGGAAACCTCCAAAGCCACCGCGCACCGTGCCTTTCAACAGGGCCTGAAGACTTTGAAGCAACAGTTTTCGGTACGAGACCAAATCGAGCACAACGTACAACTGCCAAGTGAGACGTGCCATGAATGA
- the asd gene encoding aspartate-semialdehyde dehydrogenase codes for MKTVGFVGWRGMVGSVLMQRMQDENDFSGIEPVFFSTSQVGLPGPNIGVDVPSLGDANDVAELAKLDVIVTCQGGDYTSAIHPQLRAAGWQGHWIDAASTLRMRDDAVIVLDPVNRAVIDAAISAGRKDFIGGNCTVSLMLMALGGLFNENLVQWATAMTYQAASGAGAKNMRELISQMGTIHHDVQSQLDDPASAILEIDQAVANSMRGDSLPKEQFGHALAGSLLPWIDKQLDNGQSREEWKGQAETNKILGRQDNPIPLDGTCVRIGAMRCHSQALTIKLTKDVPMDEIHDIIASSNPWAKVIPNERDVTLAELTPTAVTGTLDTPVGRLRKMNLGPEFLNAFTVGDQLLWGAAEPLRRMLNILIGKL; via the coding sequence ATGAAAACCGTCGGCTTTGTCGGCTGGCGCGGCATGGTTGGCTCCGTGCTGATGCAGCGAATGCAGGACGAAAACGATTTCAGCGGCATCGAGCCGGTGTTCTTTTCGACATCACAAGTCGGTCTACCCGGCCCGAACATCGGCGTCGATGTCCCAAGCCTGGGCGACGCCAACGACGTGGCGGAATTGGCCAAGCTGGATGTGATCGTGACCTGCCAGGGCGGCGACTACACTTCGGCGATTCACCCCCAACTGCGCGCCGCCGGTTGGCAAGGACACTGGATCGACGCCGCATCGACCCTGCGGATGCGCGACGATGCCGTCATCGTATTGGACCCGGTCAATCGAGCGGTCATCGACGCCGCCATCAGTGCCGGACGCAAGGATTTCATCGGGGGCAACTGCACGGTCAGTTTGATGCTGATGGCGTTGGGCGGATTGTTCAATGAAAATCTCGTCCAGTGGGCCACCGCGATGACCTATCAAGCCGCCTCGGGTGCGGGTGCCAAGAATATGCGTGAGTTGATCTCGCAAATGGGCACGATCCATCACGACGTCCAGTCGCAACTGGACGACCCCGCCAGCGCGATCCTGGAAATCGATCAAGCTGTGGCAAACAGCATGCGTGGTGACTCCTTGCCGAAAGAACAATTCGGACACGCGCTCGCCGGCAGTCTGCTGCCGTGGATCGACAAGCAGCTCGACAACGGACAGAGCCGCGAGGAATGGAAGGGCCAAGCTGAAACAAATAAGATTCTTGGCCGTCAAGATAATCCGATCCCATTGGACGGTACCTGCGTTCGGATCGGCGCGATGCGATGTCACTCGCAAGCGTTGACAATCAAATTGACGAAGGACGTGCCGATGGACGAGATCCACGACATCATCGCTTCGTCCAACCCATGGGCCAAAGTCATCCCCAACGAACGCGACGTGACCCTGGCGGAGCTGACTCCGACAGCCGTTACTGGTACGCTTGACACTCCTGTCGGTCGATTACGAAAGATGAATCTAGGTCCAGAATTCCTCAACGCTTTCACCGTCGGCGATCAATTGCTCTGGGGCGCCGCCGAACCGTTGCGACGAATGCTGAACATCCTGATCGGCAAACTGTAG
- the thiL gene encoding thiamine-phosphate kinase: MEQSFLAYLRGRCRSLPQVELGIGDDAAVLAASPHPRIVCTDQVIDGVDFLSAQHDLVDVGYKAMAINLSDIAAMGGQAESALVTLALPKKNATKIAGEVYEGILQAASEFQIAIAGGDLSTYRGRDVANTGDSDESRHNTESPLAISITLIGSLPDGPAWKRSGAQVGDAVLVSGHVGGSILGRHLRPTPRLELSRRLRELADVHAAIDISDGLSLDLDRLCAASGVGIELDIDAIPIHQDALRLAQQSGRTPFEHAWSDGEDFELIVSVSEADASKIAAIDLGVPLTRIGTMVGRTGLWKRVDSKFERLAPQGHSHL, encoded by the coding sequence GTGGAACAGTCTTTTCTCGCCTATCTGCGTGGTCGTTGCCGATCGCTGCCCCAAGTAGAACTGGGGATCGGGGACGATGCCGCCGTGCTTGCCGCCTCGCCACATCCCAGGATCGTGTGTACAGATCAAGTCATCGATGGAGTGGATTTCCTTTCCGCACAACATGACCTCGTCGATGTGGGCTACAAAGCGATGGCGATCAACCTCAGTGACATCGCCGCCATGGGAGGCCAAGCAGAAAGTGCGTTGGTGACCTTGGCTCTGCCGAAAAAGAATGCGACGAAAATAGCGGGCGAGGTCTATGAAGGGATCTTGCAGGCCGCATCCGAATTTCAAATCGCCATCGCGGGCGGAGATCTGTCCACCTATCGCGGACGAGATGTCGCCAACACTGGTGATTCGGACGAGTCTCGGCACAACACCGAATCTCCTTTGGCGATCAGTATCACTTTGATCGGCTCGCTACCCGATGGACCGGCCTGGAAACGCAGTGGCGCTCAAGTCGGCGATGCGGTGCTGGTTTCGGGACACGTCGGCGGCAGTATCCTGGGCCGTCACCTGCGTCCCACTCCACGACTTGAGCTTTCTCGTCGTTTGCGAGAGCTAGCCGATGTCCATGCCGCAATCGACATCAGTGACGGACTGTCGCTCGATTTGGATCGTTTGTGTGCCGCCAGTGGCGTGGGGATCGAATTGGATATCGATGCGATTCCGATTCACCAGGACGCATTGCGACTTGCTCAACAGTCGGGACGCACGCCATTCGAACACGCTTGGTCCGATGGCGAAGATTTTGAATTGATCGTGTCGGTGAGCGAAGCCGACGCGAGCAAAATCGCGGCGATAGATCTCGGAGTTCCATTGACTCGAATCGGAACCATGGTCGGTCGCACCGGACTATGGAAACGAGTGGACAGCAAGTTCGAGCGGTTGGCACCACAAGGTCATTCGCACCTGTGA
- a CDS encoding aldehyde dehydrogenase family protein, whose translation MSIATPPVKSEVKIEQTECFIDGRWQPAASGKTFATVNPATEEEITQIAEGDAADVDAAAKAARAAFDSGPWRSMDARDRGRLLYKLADAMENEIDYLAALETLDNGKPFGDSRNVDLPLAIDCLRYYAGYADKLHGSTIPIRGNYLCYTRREPVGVAGQIIPWNFPVLMAAWKWGPALAAGCTVVMKPAEQTPLTCLRMAYLAQQVGIPDGVINVVPGFGPTAGAACVKHPLIDKIAFTGEHRTAQIITRDSADTLKRLTFELGGKSPNVIFADADMDAAAQGAYVGLFLNQGQCCCAGSRVFVEKSKHDEFIDKLHALTQKRKVGDPFDSQTEQGPQVDKAQFDKIMSYIEKGKNEGAQCITGGNRVGDKGFFIEPTVFDQVSDDMAIATDEIFGPVLSVLTFEDKEDMIRRANNTFYGLAAAVWTRDLTTAHDFAARVRAGTVWVNCYDVFDAAAPFGGFKMSGYGRELGEEGLKPYTESKTVTVAL comes from the coding sequence ATGAGCATCGCCACTCCCCCGGTCAAATCAGAAGTCAAAATCGAGCAAACGGAATGCTTTATCGATGGCCGGTGGCAGCCTGCCGCCAGCGGCAAAACGTTTGCGACGGTCAATCCGGCCACCGAAGAAGAAATCACGCAGATCGCCGAGGGCGATGCCGCCGACGTGGATGCGGCCGCCAAAGCGGCTCGTGCGGCATTTGACTCCGGTCCCTGGCGGAGCATGGACGCCCGCGACCGCGGACGGTTGCTTTACAAGCTCGCCGACGCGATGGAAAACGAGATCGATTATTTGGCGGCTTTGGAAACGCTGGACAACGGCAAACCGTTCGGGGACAGCCGCAACGTCGACTTGCCGTTGGCGATCGATTGCTTGAGGTACTACGCCGGATACGCCGACAAGTTGCACGGCAGCACGATCCCGATCCGAGGAAATTATCTTTGCTACACCCGCCGTGAACCGGTCGGCGTGGCAGGTCAAATCATCCCGTGGAATTTCCCCGTTCTGATGGCGGCATGGAAATGGGGGCCCGCGCTCGCCGCGGGCTGCACCGTCGTGATGAAACCGGCCGAGCAAACGCCGCTGACCTGTCTGCGAATGGCTTACTTGGCTCAACAAGTCGGCATTCCCGACGGCGTGATCAATGTCGTGCCCGGTTTCGGCCCCACCGCCGGCGCGGCCTGCGTCAAGCATCCGCTGATCGACAAGATCGCTTTCACAGGCGAGCACCGAACCGCACAGATCATCACTCGTGATTCCGCGGACACGTTGAAACGACTGACGTTCGAGCTGGGTGGCAAGAGCCCCAACGTGATCTTTGCCGATGCGGACATGGACGCGGCCGCGCAAGGAGCCTACGTCGGGCTGTTTCTCAATCAAGGTCAGTGCTGTTGTGCGGGGAGTCGCGTGTTTGTCGAAAAGAGCAAGCACGACGAGTTCATCGACAAATTGCACGCATTGACGCAGAAGCGAAAGGTCGGCGATCCGTTCGACAGTCAAACCGAGCAAGGACCGCAGGTGGACAAGGCACAGTTTGACAAAATCATGTCGTACATCGAAAAGGGCAAGAACGAGGGTGCTCAGTGCATCACCGGTGGCAACCGTGTCGGCGACAAGGGTTTCTTCATCGAACCGACCGTGTTCGACCAAGTCAGCGATGACATGGCAATCGCCACGGATGAGATCTTTGGCCCCGTGCTCAGCGTCCTGACGTTTGAGGACAAAGAAGACATGATTCGGCGTGCGAACAACACGTTCTACGGGCTGGCCGCCGCGGTTTGGACACGCGATTTGACGACCGCACACGATTTCGCTGCTCGCGTGCGTGCGGGAACCGTCTGGGTCAACTGCTACGATGTGTTCGACGCTGCAGCTCCCTTTGGCGGTTTCAAAATGAGCGGTTACGGGCGAGAATTGGGCGAGGAAGGCCTGAAGCCTTACACCGAGAGCAAGACCGTTACCGTGGCTCTCTGA
- a CDS encoding DUF58 domain-containing protein, with translation MNDFAQRAVESQFQALTALPWLLLVVLISPLVVAAFVLKIYPTRVWIILMSLATFGSVLCVFWPGLVTVVAIFDALVLIVAVVDFLCLYPVTNHGIDVQRNIARTCSLGVPVDSFVQIENRTPLTLHGSVADDVPDHFASSPPTHELKLPTMGNVIMKRRLLPQRRGAFSLQHVYLRFKSPLKMWERHRKIALQSELNVYPDMKQLTDYALLARTNRLSLIGVRKTRRIGQDSDFERLRDYTRDDNYRHIDWRSTARRSKLTVRQFQSDQSQRVIFLLDCGRMMTNERDGYSLLDHALNSALMMAYVALSQGDAVGMLCFSDSVHSYIPPRSGKSQMNRLIHAGFDQFPRMVESRYDQAFLYLSNHCKRRSLVVLATNVVDEVNAGAVVDYLSNISGQHLPLGVILRDRQMFDAADSPDGDEINMYRAAAASNILLWRDQVLRDLHHRGVLLVDAFPDELTAPLVNQYLNVKAKHLL, from the coding sequence ATGAACGATTTTGCCCAACGCGCCGTCGAGTCGCAGTTTCAAGCACTGACGGCGTTGCCCTGGCTGTTGCTGGTGGTCCTGATTTCGCCGTTGGTCGTCGCCGCATTTGTCCTCAAGATCTACCCGACTCGGGTGTGGATCATCCTGATGTCGTTGGCCACCTTCGGCAGCGTTCTCTGCGTGTTCTGGCCGGGGCTTGTGACAGTCGTCGCGATCTTTGATGCGTTGGTGCTGATCGTTGCCGTTGTCGATTTTCTGTGTCTGTACCCGGTCACCAATCACGGGATTGACGTTCAACGCAATATCGCACGTACCTGTTCGCTCGGCGTGCCGGTGGACAGCTTTGTGCAAATCGAGAACCGCACGCCGTTGACGCTTCACGGCAGTGTTGCCGATGACGTTCCGGATCACTTTGCCTCATCGCCACCGACGCACGAGCTGAAATTGCCGACCATGGGCAATGTGATCATGAAACGCAGGTTGCTGCCGCAACGCCGCGGTGCGTTCTCGTTGCAGCATGTCTATCTGCGTTTCAAAAGCCCCTTGAAAATGTGGGAGCGGCATCGCAAGATCGCGTTGCAAAGCGAGTTGAATGTTTATCCCGACATGAAGCAGTTGACCGACTACGCGCTGCTGGCTCGAACCAATCGCCTCAGCCTGATCGGTGTTCGCAAGACGCGACGTATCGGTCAAGACAGCGACTTTGAAAGGCTGCGAGACTACACCCGCGACGACAACTATCGTCATATCGATTGGCGCAGCACGGCTCGGCGATCCAAGCTAACGGTGCGTCAGTTCCAGAGCGACCAAAGCCAACGCGTTATTTTCTTGCTCGATTGCGGTCGGATGATGACGAACGAGCGAGACGGCTACTCGCTGTTGGATCACGCTCTCAATTCCGCGTTGATGATGGCGTATGTCGCACTCAGTCAGGGCGACGCCGTTGGGATGCTGTGCTTTTCCGATTCGGTACACTCGTACATTCCGCCTCGCAGCGGCAAGAGCCAAATGAACCGATTGATCCATGCAGGGTTTGATCAGTTTCCTCGCATGGTGGAGTCGCGATACGATCAAGCGTTTCTGTACTTGTCCAATCACTGCAAACGCCGATCCCTCGTCGTTTTGGCGACCAATGTGGTCGACGAAGTCAACGCGGGGGCGGTGGTCGACTATCTGAGCAACATCAGCGGCCAACACCTACCGCTGGGAGTCATCCTCCGAGACCGGCAAATGTTTGACGCCGCAGACTCGCCCGATGGAGATGAAATCAACATGTACCGCGCCGCCGCAGCCTCCAATATCTTGCTCTGGCGGGATCAAGTCCTCCGGGACCTGCATCACCGAGGCGTGCTGTTGGTGGACGCCTTTCCGGATGAACTGACCGCACCACTGGTCAATCAGTACCTCAACGTCAAAGCGAAGCATTTGTTGTAG
- a CDS encoding FRG domain-containing protein, producing MRTVDLNSWTEFPDAVSGIRAEFGTRTIDVPEKDAVTLDNQILFRGQADSGWRLQTTLERAADSPITVQYYLQRENSCVNEIESVTGRQWNLKSYPEIKTEIEDYQDFMRVHVPHYDYLVYLRHHGFPSPLLDWTTSPYVAAYFALETANNADRAAVFAFIETPEGHKAGRGNSNMIRTHGPYVTTHTRHFAQKAWYTTATHWDTQAKKHTFCSHHDVTPGAIVKQDVLIKLTIPRVDRVAALKQLDEYNINHYTLFQTEDALVRTMGLRAFDIDGT from the coding sequence ATGCGTACTGTTGACCTTAACTCATGGACCGAGTTTCCGGATGCCGTTTCCGGCATTCGAGCCGAATTCGGAACGCGTACGATCGATGTCCCAGAAAAGGACGCTGTGACGCTCGATAATCAAATCCTTTTTCGAGGGCAAGCTGACAGCGGGTGGCGACTGCAGACCACACTTGAACGCGCTGCGGATTCTCCAATCACCGTCCAATACTATCTACAGCGCGAGAATTCATGCGTAAACGAAATCGAATCTGTAACCGGACGCCAGTGGAATCTGAAGTCGTACCCAGAAATCAAAACAGAAATCGAGGACTATCAAGACTTCATGCGCGTCCACGTACCGCATTACGACTACCTCGTCTACCTGCGGCATCACGGATTTCCTTCTCCGTTGCTCGACTGGACAACTTCTCCGTATGTTGCCGCATACTTTGCTCTTGAAACCGCAAACAACGCCGATCGTGCTGCCGTTTTCGCATTCATCGAAACTCCCGAAGGGCACAAAGCAGGCAGAGGCAACAGTAACATGATTCGCACCCATGGCCCGTACGTGACAACGCATACTCGACACTTTGCGCAAAAGGCTTGGTACACAACCGCAACACACTGGGACACTCAAGCCAAGAAGCACACGTTTTGCTCGCACCACGATGTCACGCCCGGCGCTATCGTGAAACAAGACGTCCTGATCAAACTGACAATTCCACGTGTAGATCGCGTCGCTGCACTAAAGCAGCTGGACGAATACAATATCAATCACTACACGCTGTTTCAGACCGAGGACGCGCTGGTCCGAACGATGGGGCTGCGTGCATTTGACATCGACGGCACATAA
- a CDS encoding IS91 family transposase, which translates to MKQLPTYTPPEENKKPKNVFTLPSDLSELALANRNELADLLVSTGWKSLSKNIKSEQDYDPAAISVLHTWNQKLEAHWHVHMLVPGAGPSLSGDDWKEAKTPPGVRNSDGYYLVDSEKLKEDFRKRAIAKLRRLRRDGKLKLGGKFEYLQSDENWEVFVKNLESTQWVAYIQPPPKETSGGGEVVNYLTRYLTGGPISNHRITAADSDEVVFMAREGKRVGGEREQVPIKLSVLEFTRRWCLHIQPDQLTKSRYFGGWSNNRLAGYMARCQELLGTEPEVSETRTEAVDSMDSQWEPPSLPECAHCGSIELSLVCETPKPTWKELFWRESETCPEWYAERQRESHREFWTAHYGSDYYDWYLETQVEVAKETGPEPAKAIQMYLFGLTPGVSFEIESF; encoded by the coding sequence GTGAAGCAACTGCCGACGTACACACCGCCGGAGGAAAACAAGAAGCCAAAGAACGTCTTCACTCTGCCGAGTGACCTCTCTGAGTTGGCGTTGGCCAACCGAAACGAGCTGGCGGACTTGTTGGTCAGCACGGGTTGGAAGAGCCTTTCCAAGAACATCAAGTCCGAGCAGGACTACGACCCGGCAGCGATCAGCGTATTGCACACCTGGAACCAAAAGCTGGAGGCACACTGGCATGTTCACATGCTGGTGCCCGGTGCCGGGCCGAGCTTGAGTGGCGATGACTGGAAAGAAGCCAAGACGCCGCCGGGGGTTCGCAATTCGGATGGTTACTATCTGGTCGACTCCGAGAAGTTGAAGGAAGACTTCCGTAAGCGGGCGATCGCGAAACTTCGTCGCTTGCGACGCGACGGCAAACTGAAGCTGGGCGGGAAGTTCGAGTACCTGCAAAGCGATGAGAATTGGGAGGTGTTCGTCAAGAACCTGGAGTCGACTCAATGGGTTGCCTACATCCAACCGCCGCCCAAGGAGACCAGTGGTGGCGGCGAAGTGGTCAACTACTTGACACGCTATCTGACCGGCGGGCCGATCAGCAACCACCGCATCACCGCTGCGGACAGCGACGAGGTGGTCTTCATGGCCCGTGAAGGAAAACGTGTGGGCGGTGAGCGGGAACAAGTCCCGATCAAGCTATCAGTGCTCGAGTTCACACGCCGCTGGTGCCTGCATATCCAACCGGACCAGTTGACCAAGTCTCGGTACTTCGGCGGTTGGAGCAACAATCGACTGGCAGGCTACATGGCTCGTTGTCAGGAGTTGCTGGGGACAGAGCCGGAGGTCTCGGAAACGCGGACCGAAGCGGTCGATTCGATGGACTCGCAGTGGGAGCCTCCATCGTTGCCCGAGTGTGCGCACTGCGGGAGCATCGAGCTAAGTTTGGTGTGTGAAACGCCCAAGCCGACGTGGAAGGAGTTGTTCTGGCGAGAGAGTGAGACGTGTCCGGAGTGGTACGCGGAGCGCCAGCGGGAGTCGCACCGCGAGTTCTGGACGGCACACTACGGTTCGGATTATTACGACTGGTACCTGGAAACGCAGGTAGAAGTCGCAAAGGAAACGGGGCCGGAACCGGCAAAAGCGATCCAGATGTACCTCTTCGGTTTGACACCGGGAGTGTCGTTCGAGATAGAATCTTTCTGA